In Candidatus Eremiobacterota bacterium, a genomic segment contains:
- the dnaE gene encoding DNA polymerase III subunit alpha gives MPDSAGSAEYAELHCWSNFSFLEGASHPEDLVAAGLQLGLRGIALTDRDGLYGAVRFAKAAVPAPHFAALCGAELTLESAESQPLKPSRPARPAKEVPTDTPRLVLIAADKTGYGNLANLISIAQLRGRKRDARLRLDDLDGRTDGLIALSGGRNGLVEKALLRRDGAVAVALGARLRDLFPGRFYLELQHHLRPEDPALIRALVRLAMQLDVPYVATNGVAYASRDDGKLCDVLTCVKYGTPLQNAGTLLRPNHEHDLKSPARMARLFAEFPLALRNTLAIVERCPFRLERLHGEFPLYPIPENEASPQSYLRTLVYEGARTRFAQPLEAKVERQLEYELGIIARMDLAGYFLVVWDIANAAARLDVLAQGRGSAANSAVCYALGITAVDPIKAGLLFERFLSEERGEVPDIDIDFAHQDREKVIQYVYERYGREHAAMAAEVITYRTRSAIRDVGKALGLTLGQVDQIVREYDARESLAGAVGAPHAEEKPLPPSIAKRRDLDAGSNVLHSRADDLPASGGIRALTPGFHDADFGADPDAQIRGPVGGALGALLLKICRRIDGFPRHMGIHSGGMVITRSPLVEVAPVEWASMRDRTIVQWDKDDLADLGLIKIDLLGLGMLALLRDAFALYRRRYPQRVPLSLNDIPPDDRETYEMLQRADSIGVFQVESRAQMSMLPRLKPACFYDIVMQVAIIRPGPIQGDMIHPFLRRRNGQEPITYPHPKLKPILERTLGVPLFQEQGMRMAMEAAGFSAGEADRLRRAMGHKRSRERMAELYPRLVEGMVHNGIPREAADKLYHMLEGFADYGFPESHAASFALLAYASAYVKCHEPAIFCAAILNVQPMGFYSTEVLVNDARRHGVVVKPIVVNESEWWSFVDQDGALRLGFHLVRGMGEVQRDRLERTLAYGEDRSAPHEFSDLVDFARRTGLERDALENLAAAGAFAPWHPTRREAMWALRGLDEREARGELGRAMEIENEPPAALRALTPAEQTTLDIAATGVSDVQPIAHLRPLLDAQNVLAAGRLPSMPKNLVCKVGGLVITRQRPGTAKGFVFLTLEDETGLVNVIVRPDVYERNRRTIRGSHCLIVEGVLQKEQGCIDLIMKRCWELDEQGAAAKVRARNFH, from the coding sequence ATGCCCGATTCCGCCGGTTCCGCCGAGTACGCCGAGCTGCACTGCTGGTCGAACTTCAGCTTCCTCGAAGGGGCCTCGCACCCGGAGGACCTGGTGGCGGCCGGGCTGCAGCTCGGGCTGCGCGGGATCGCCCTGACCGACCGGGACGGGCTCTACGGGGCGGTCCGGTTCGCCAAGGCGGCGGTGCCCGCGCCGCACTTCGCCGCCCTGTGCGGGGCCGAGCTGACGCTGGAGTCCGCCGAGTCGCAGCCGCTCAAGCCCAGCCGGCCGGCCCGGCCGGCCAAGGAAGTCCCGACCGACACCCCGCGCCTGGTATTGATCGCCGCCGACAAAACCGGCTACGGCAACCTCGCCAACCTAATCTCGATCGCCCAGCTCCGCGGCCGCAAGCGCGACGCCCGGCTGCGCCTCGACGACCTCGACGGCCGCACCGACGGGCTGATCGCGCTCTCCGGCGGGCGCAACGGCTTGGTCGAGAAGGCGCTGCTGCGGCGCGACGGCGCCGTCGCGGTCGCGCTCGGCGCCCGGCTGCGCGACCTCTTCCCCGGGCGCTTTTATCTCGAGCTGCAGCATCATCTGCGGCCGGAGGACCCGGCGCTGATCCGCGCGCTGGTGCGGCTCGCGATGCAGCTCGACGTGCCGTACGTCGCGACCAACGGTGTCGCGTACGCCTCGCGCGACGACGGCAAGCTGTGCGACGTGCTGACCTGCGTGAAGTACGGCACGCCGCTGCAGAACGCGGGGACGCTGCTGCGCCCCAACCACGAGCACGACCTGAAATCGCCGGCGCGCATGGCGCGGCTGTTCGCCGAGTTTCCGCTCGCGCTGCGCAACACGCTCGCGATCGTCGAGCGCTGCCCGTTCCGGCTCGAGCGGCTGCACGGTGAGTTTCCGCTCTACCCGATCCCCGAGAACGAAGCCTCGCCGCAGTCGTATCTGCGCACGCTGGTCTACGAAGGCGCGCGCACGCGCTTCGCGCAGCCGCTCGAAGCGAAAGTCGAACGGCAGCTCGAGTACGAGCTCGGAATCATCGCGCGCATGGACCTCGCCGGCTACTTCCTGGTCGTGTGGGACATCGCGAACGCCGCCGCGCGGCTCGACGTGCTCGCGCAAGGCCGCGGCTCGGCGGCGAACTCGGCGGTCTGCTACGCGCTGGGGATCACCGCGGTCGACCCGATAAAAGCGGGGCTGCTGTTCGAGCGCTTCTTGAGCGAAGAGCGCGGCGAGGTTCCCGACATCGACATCGACTTCGCGCACCAAGACCGCGAAAAAGTCATCCAGTACGTGTACGAGCGCTACGGCCGCGAGCACGCGGCGATGGCCGCCGAAGTGATCACCTATCGCACGCGCTCGGCGATTCGCGACGTCGGCAAGGCGCTGGGGCTCACCCTCGGGCAAGTCGACCAGATCGTGCGCGAGTACGACGCGCGCGAGTCGCTCGCCGGCGCGGTCGGCGCGCCGCACGCCGAGGAGAAACCGCTCCCGCCCTCGATCGCGAAACGCCGCGACCTCGACGCGGGCTCGAACGTGCTGCACTCGCGCGCGGACGATCTTCCCGCCTCGGGCGGGATCCGCGCGCTCACGCCCGGCTTTCACGACGCCGACTTCGGCGCCGATCCCGACGCGCAGATTAGGGGTCCGGTCGGCGGCGCGCTCGGCGCGTTGCTGCTGAAGATCTGCCGGCGGATCGACGGCTTTCCGCGCCACATGGGGATTCACAGCGGCGGGATGGTCATCACCCGCTCGCCGCTGGTCGAGGTCGCGCCGGTCGAGTGGGCCTCGATGCGCGACCGCACGATCGTGCAGTGGGACAAGGACGACCTCGCCGACCTGGGCCTGATCAAGATCGACTTGCTCGGGCTCGGCATGCTCGCGCTGCTGCGCGACGCGTTCGCGCTGTACCGGCGGCGCTATCCGCAGCGCGTGCCGCTCTCGCTCAACGACATTCCGCCCGACGACCGCGAAACGTACGAGATGCTGCAGCGCGCCGACTCGATCGGCGTCTTCCAAGTCGAGTCGCGCGCGCAGATGTCGATGCTCCCGCGGCTCAAGCCGGCCTGCTTCTACGACATCGTCATGCAGGTCGCGATCATTCGCCCCGGCCCGATTCAAGGCGACATGATTCACCCGTTCTTGCGGCGCCGCAACGGACAAGAACCGATCACCTATCCGCATCCGAAGCTGAAGCCGATCTTGGAACGAACGCTCGGCGTCCCGCTCTTTCAGGAGCAGGGGATGCGGATGGCGATGGAAGCGGCCGGGTTTTCGGCCGGCGAGGCCGATCGCTTGAGGCGAGCGATGGGGCACAAGCGCTCGCGGGAGCGGATGGCCGAGCTTTATCCACGGCTTGTGGAAGGAATGGTGCATAACGGCATCCCGCGCGAGGCCGCCGACAAGCTCTACCACATGCTGGAAGGGTTCGCCGACTACGGCTTCCCGGAGTCGCACGCGGCCTCGTTCGCCCTGCTGGCCTACGCCTCGGCGTACGTGAAATGCCACGAGCCCGCGATCTTCTGCGCGGCGATCCTCAACGTGCAGCCGATGGGATTCTACTCGACGGAAGTGCTCGTCAACGACGCGCGCCGGCACGGCGTCGTCGTCAAGCCGATCGTCGTCAACGAGAGCGAGTGGTGGAGCTTCGTCGACCAGGACGGCGCGCTGCGGCTCGGCTTTCATCTGGTGCGCGGAATGGGCGAGGTGCAGCGCGACCGGCTCGAGCGTACGCTGGCGTACGGAGAAGACCGCAGCGCACCGCACGAGTTTTCGGACTTGGTCGACTTCGCGCGGCGCACCGGGCTGGAGCGCGACGCGCTGGAGAACCTTGCCGCGGCCGGCGCGTTCGCGCCCTGGCATCCGACCCGGCGCGAAGCGATGTGGGCGCTGCGCGGCCTGGACGAGCGCGAAGCGCGCGGCGAGCTCGGCCGCGCGATGGAGATCGAGAACGAGCCGCCGGCCGCGCTGCGCGCGCTCACGCCGGCCGAGCAGACGACGCTCGACATCGCCGCGACCGGCGTGAGCGACGTCCAGCCGATCGCGCACCTGCGCCCGCTGCTCGACGCGCAGAACGTCCTCGCCGCCGGCCGCCTGCCGTCGATGCCGAAGAACCTCGTCTGCAAGGTGGGCGGCCTGGTCATCACGCGCCAGCGCCCCGGCACCGCGAAAGGCTTCGTCTTCCTGACGCTCGAGGACGAGACGGGCTTGGTGAACGTGATCGTCCGCCCCGACGTCTACGAGCGCAACCGCCGCACGATCCGCGGCTCGCACTGCCTGATCGTCGAAGGCGTTTTGCAGAAAGAACAAGGCTGCATCGACCTGATCATGAAGCGCTGCTGGGAGCTCGACGAACAAGGCGCCGCCGCAAAAGTCCGCGCGCGGAACTTTCACTAA